Sequence from the Pleomorphomonas sp. T1.2MG-36 genome:
AGCCACGGGCGAGATCGGCACAAAGGTCGAAACTATCGGCGCCCTTGCGCCCGGCCACGGCATCGGCGAAGCGATAGAGGCGCGGCCGGTCGAGACGCGGGAAGCCGTCGGCGAGGGACCGGAACTGGCGAAAGACCTCCAGGCCGTTGTTTTCGATGCACTCGATGGCCCGGCGCACCGACCCTTCGGCAAGAGCCGTGAGCGACGGCTTGTCGCCTTCGGCCACCGTCAGGCCGAGGGACGTCAGCGCCGCATCCAGGTCGTCCGGGGCAAGCGGATCGAGCGCCAGCCGGCGACACCGCGACCGGATGGTCGGCAGGAGCCGACCTGGCGCGTGGGAGAGAACCAGAAACAGCGACCGTTTCGGCGGCTCCTCCAGCATCTTGAGCAGTGCGTTGGCCGCGGAGACGTTCATGTCGTCGGCGGCATCGACGATGGCGATACGATAGCCATCGACACCGGCGGCATTGCCGAAGAACGTCACCGTCTTGCGGATCTCGTCGACGGTGAGCTGCGTCTTGACCTTCTTCGCCTTCTCGTCCCAGGGGCGACGAAGATGCAGGAGGTTGGGATGGGCGCCCGTCGATACCATCGCGGCAACGCGATCGTCGGCCGGCAACAAGCCGGAAGCCGTCGGCGGCGCTTTTGTGGGGTCTGGGTGGCTCAGCACGAAGCGGGCGAAGCGAAAGGCCAGCGTCGCCTTGCCGATGCCCTTGGGTCCGGTCAGCAGAATGGCGTGGTGCAGCCGCCCGCCGGCGTAACCGTCGTGCAACTCGGCGGCGGCGACGGAATGGCCGATCAGCTCGGTCTGTTCGCGCGGCAGCGGAAACCCTTCCAGCCAATCGGCCTCGGCGGCGCGATCGTCCTCAATCGCCACGGGCGCCCTCCCCGTCGAGCCGGAATCGGCTTGTCACCAGCTCAAGGATCTCAGCGGACACCACATCCTTTTCGCGACTGCCGTCGACGACGACGCAGCGCTCGGGAAACCGATCGGCCAAGGCGAGGAACCCCCGTCGGCGCGCTTCGTGGACGGCGACGGCGTCGCTCTCGAAGCGGTCGGCGCCTTCCGAACGATGGCCGACGCGGGCGAGTCCGACCGAGACGGGCACGTCGATGATGACGGTGAGATCGGGAATGGTGGAGCCGATGGCCGCGTCGACGAGGCCATCGACGACATCGGCGGGCAGCCCGCCGGCCGTGCCCTGATAGACGCGACTTGAATCGGCAAAGCGATCGCAGACGACGAAGGCACCTCGCCCGAGCGCCGGCTCGATCAGTTCGGCGACGTGATCGATACGGGCGGCCGCAAAAAGATAAGCTTCGCCCAGAACGCCGAGCGGCTTGGCCCGGCCGGACAGGAGAAGGCCGCGAATGGTCTCGGCCGCGGGCGAGCCACCGGGCTCGCGCGTCAGCACCACGTCGAGGCCGCGCGCCTCAAGCGCCGCCGTCAGGCGTTTCGACTGCGTCGACTTGCCGGTGCCCTCACCGCCCTCGAAGGTGATGAACCTACCCCTGGTGCCGCCCACGCAATGCTCCCAAATTCACGATATCCTCGATCGATATAGACCCGATCGTCCTATACCACCAGCCGGCGAACATCTCGGCAAAGCCGTCGAGCGCCCGGTCGCGGATCTCGCCGCGTTCGACGTCTGCGGCGGCTTCGAGCGTCACGGACTGGTAAAGGCGGTCGCCGACCCTGACTTCGAGGCGGGCGACCGGCGCACCGCGCCGGATCGGCGCTGGCACCGGACCATCGTAGACCACGGCAAGGCGAAACTGCGAGCGATCGCCGGTCGGCAGGGTCAAATTCACCGGTGCGCCACCGGTGGAGACAACCGCCACGTCCGGCGCATTGCCGCCGAACACCTTCACGCGACCGATCTCGGCCCCGGACGGGTAGATCTCGAACCGTCCGTACTCCGAGAACGCGCCCTCAACCAAGGCCTTGAGATCCTTGTCGCGATCGGCGAGCGAAGCATAGCCACTCGCCGCGAGAGTGACACGGCGATCGCCGCGCCCCGCCGTCAGCAGAGCGCCCAAGCCAGCCGCCTCATCGAAAGCCAGCATCATGCCGTCGACACCCGGGAGCTCCTTGATGAAACGCGTCTTGTTGGTCTGGTTGATCTTGTTCCAGAGAAACTCCGGCTGGCTGTAAAGCGCGTAGCGGTCGGGATAGGTCGTCCTGATATGGCCGGCCAACGCCAGCATGTCGGAAAGCGTGGTCTTGGCCTGGGGATCGGGGTAGCCGGTCGGATTGGCGAACCGGCTATCCTTGAGGCCGATGCGCGCGACATAGGCGTTCATGCGCGCCGTGAAGGCCGCCTCCGAACCGGAAAGCCCCTCGGCCAGGGCGATGGCAGCGTCATTGGCGTAGTCGACGACGAGGCCGCGCAACAGATCGCTCACCGGCACGAAGGACTTCACGGCCGCGAACATGGTGGTTACGCGGGCAGGTGCGCCACCGGTGCGCCAAGCGTGTTCGCTGATGGGATATAGCGTCGCGTCGGTCACTTCGCCGGTCTTCAACGCCTCGAAAACGACGGCGGCGGTGACCAGCTTGGCGAAATTGGCCGGCGCGAAAGGCTTGTCCTCGTCCCTGGCTATCAGCAGCGAACCGGTGGTCTCGTCATGCAAAGCCACGCGCGGCGCGACGCTTTCGAGCGCAACAACAGGGCTGGATACCAGGGCGGCAACCAGAAGGAACGGCAGAACGAACCCACGCATGACGACGAAACCGGGCCTCGTGCTCCCGGCGTCGAGACGCCGGACATTCCCCTCGCCGCGCGGCAGGCCGGTCAGCGCAGGAGACGGGCTCCGTCGATGCCGGCCGCCTGGGCAGCGGCGATCGCCTGATCCGGCGTAACCGTCAGAGCCGTAAGGCGCATCAGCTTCATGTCGCGTCCGCCAACCGAAATGTCGGTCACGACGGGCGTTCCATAAGCGGACAACACAGCGCTCACCTTCAAGACATTGTCCGGATTGCCGAATACGCCAAGCTGGACCACCGGTCCGGACGGTTCGCGAGTGACGGCCGGCTTCGGTCCGGCCATTCCTTCAAGCTTGCTGACCAACTCGGACATGCCAGTGCCGCCCTCAAACCCATCGACGGCCTGATAGGCCTGCGACACGCGATCGGCGGCGTAGCCCGACGCATTGGGCGGCAGCGGCGGCAGCGCCACGTCGCCGAACATGACGGTCGGCTGATAGGTGTTGGCGTTGGTATCGGCGTAGCTCAAGCGCGGCTGCGGCAGCGGAACGGTCGAATTGAACGTGGCCGGGGCAAGGGCAGCGACTTGCGATTGAGCGACAAAATCAGCCGGATCGGCGGACGCGATGGTCACATAGTCAAAGGTTTCGACCGGACGGGGCAACGGCACCACGTCGATGGCCGGCGCAGGGGTGCCGGCGACATCGGCCGGAGCCGCGGCGGCCATGACGGCAGGAGCGGCAGCCGGCGCGGGTTTCGGCGAATCCGAGCTGTCGAAGACATGCATCATGGTCTTCACGCCCGGCAGCGCCTCGACGGCGGCGAGCATGACGTTCGGCTTGTCAGCCTGCGGCTCCCCGAGCGCCGGACCACGATAGGAGGCGAGCAAGAAAGCGCTGTCGTCGCCCTCGGTCGACGCCGGGCCGACATACTCGACGCGAATCTTGGCGACGCCGGCGCGCTTGACGCCGAGCATGTCGGCGGCGCGCTGCGACATGTCGAGCACACGGTTGGAATGGAACGGGCCGCGATCGTTGACGCGGACAATGACCGAGCGGCCGGTGGCCAGACTGGTCAGCCGCGCATAGGACGGCAGCGGCATGGTCGGATGGGCGGCGGAAATCGAAGAGCTATCGAACACTTCGCCATTGGCGGTACGGCGACCATGGAAATCGGTACCGTACCAGCTGGCGAGACCGACCACCTTGTAGTCGGGATCGACCCTTGGAACATAGGTCTTGCCGGCGATCTGGTAGGGCTTGCCAACCATGGAGCGGCCGCCGCCTTTCGGCACCGCCTCGCCCATGGCAACCACGCGCGGGCTGGGCGCGACGCCGTACTTGGGATCGACCTTCGCCTTGGCGGACTTGAGAGGGCCCTGTTCGGTAGTTCCGCAGCCCGCTACACCGATCGCCAGAACAAGTGATGTGGACATCACCGTCAACAGCGTTTTCGTCGTCGAGCGCGTGCCGTTTCGCCCTGCAGTCATTCCGTACGCCTTGCCGTTCGAGCACTCATCACCATCGCAGCTTCGGCCGGCAGTCGCCTTCCGGAGCCTTCCAAGACGGAGCGTCGCACCAAAGTGCGTTCACTCACTTTAGAACGCCATCCCTAACCTCTTGTTAAAGATGAGACGGCGGCTCGATGATAAATCCCCTGGTCAATCCCTAGCGCCCGGCCCCGCGAAGGAAACCGGCAGCGTGCAATTTGTACATTCGTTCGACAGGCCCGTAAAGGCAGCAAAGGCTGTGGGCGACCGATTTCATACACACCAAATGTAGTATTTAATCGTTATAGCCTGGGACGACTCGTCAGAGTCCCCTCGGGCCGAAGCTGTTCGATTTCGGGAATCCCAGAGGCGGCAGCCGTCCGGCAGTTGCGCGGTCGCCGATCCAGTCGGCAAGGTCGGTCACCGTTCTCTGGAACACGCGCCCCGACGCATCGGTCCAGATGAGACCGGCATCGGCCGCAAAGACCCGCACGTCCGATACGCCGCCATCCTTGTACTTCTGAAGGCGCACGCCCTTGCCGCGTCCCATTTCCGCCACCTGGACCAGGGGGAAGATGAGGAACTTGCGGTTCTCGCCGATGATGGCGACGTGATCGCCTTCGACCGGAACCATCAGCTTGGCCTTCTGACCGGACGACACATTCAGAACCTGCTTGCCCTTGCGGGTCGTCGCAACGAGATCCGCCTCGGCGGTAATGAAGCCGTAGCCGTCCGACGACACCACGAGAAGCTTGCGGTCCTGCTTGTGCACGAAGACATCGACGACATCGGCGCCGTCGTCCATGTCGACCATCAGCCGAATCGGTTCGCCGGACGAGCGCCCGCCGGGCAGCTTGTCGGCCCCGAGGGTGAAAACCTTGCCGTTGTCGGCAAAGACGATCAGCTTGTCCGTGGTCTCCGCCTTGAAGAACAGCTTCAGCCCGTCACCGGCCTTGAACTGCAGGCCGGAGACATCGGAAATGTGTCCCTTCAGCGTGCGAATCCAGCCTTTTTCGGAGACGACGACGGTGATCGGTTCGCGCTCGATCAGCGCTTCCATCACGTCGTCGACGGCGTGAGCGGAGCCGTCGCCGAAGCTGGTGCGGCGCTTGCCGATCTTGCTGTCGGCGCCGAATTCCTTCTTCACCTCGGCGATCTGCCAGCGCACCGTCTTCCACTGCTTCTTCTCGGAGCCGAGCAGATCCTCGATCTCGGCCTTTTCCTTGGAGAGTTCCGCGTGTTCCTTGCGGATTTCCATTTCCTCGAGCTTGCGCAGGTTGCGCAGCCGCATGTTGAGCACGGCATCGGCCTGCGTCTCGGTGAGACCGAACGCGCGGATCAACTCGGCCTTGGGCTCGTCCTCCTCGCGGATGATGCGGATCACCTCGTCGAGGTTGAGATAGGCAATGATGAAGCCTTCGAGCAGCTCCAGGCGGGCATTGATCTGGTCAAGCCGGTGCTGAGACCGGCGGATCAACACCTCGCGGCGATGCGCGAGCCATTCGATGAGCACCTGCCGAATGCCGAGCACGTTGGGCACCTGCCCCCGCGACAGCACGTTCATGTTCATCGGGAAGCGGCTTTCCAGTTCCGACATGCGGAACAGCGCTTCCATCATCAGCTTGTCGTCGACATTGCGCGACTTCGGGACGATGACGACGCGGACGTCGGTGGTCGACTCGTCGCGGACATCCTCGACGAGCGGCACCTTCCGATCGGTGATCAGCTCGGCGATCTTCTCGATCAGCTTGGCCTTCTGCACCTGGTAGGGGATCTCGGTGATCACCACCTGCCACATGCCGCGGTCTAGATCCTCGCGGTGCCAGCGGGCACGAACGCGGAAGCCGCCCCGGCCGGTGCGGTAGGCCTCCAGGATGGCCTCCGGGCTCTCGACGATGATGCCGCCGGTCGGAAAGTCCGGTCCGCGGATCGGACCCTGGTCGCGGTTGACGAGCCCCTCCACCGGTGTCTCGGGCGCGTCGATCAGCTTGATGGCGGCGTCGCAGATTTCCGCGACATTGTGGGTCGGGATGTTGGTCGCCATGCCGACCGCGATGCCGGCCGAGCCGTTGGCGAGCAGGTTCGGGAAGGCGCCGGGCAAGACCACCGGTTCCTTGTCGGCCTGGTCATAGGTCTCGCGGAAGTCGACCGCGTCCTCGTCGAGCCCGTCCAGCAGCAGGCGGGCGACCTCGGTCATGCGCGCTTCGGTGTAGCGCTGGGCGGCAGCGCTGTCGCCGTCGATGTTGCCGAAGTTGCCCTGGCCGTCGACCAGCGGATAGCGCTGGGAGAAATCCTGGGCGAGGCGCACCATGGCCTCGTAGACCGCGCCGTCGCCATGCGGATGATACTTGCCGATGACGTCGCCGACCACGCGGGCGCACTTCTTGAAGGCGTTGCCGGGGTCGAGGCGCAGAAGGCGCATGGCATAGAGGATGCGCCGGTGCACTGGCTTCAGGCCATCGCGCACATCGGGCAGCGCCCGGTGCATGATGGTCGACAACGCATAAGCGAG
This genomic interval carries:
- a CDS encoding D-alanyl-D-alanine carboxypeptidase family protein, which translates into the protein MRGFVLPFLLVAALVSSPVVALESVAPRVALHDETTGSLLIARDEDKPFAPANFAKLVTAAVVFEALKTGEVTDATLYPISEHAWRTGGAPARVTTMFAAVKSFVPVSDLLRGLVVDYANDAAIALAEGLSGSEAAFTARMNAYVARIGLKDSRFANPTGYPDPQAKTTLSDMLALAGHIRTTYPDRYALYSQPEFLWNKINQTNKTRFIKELPGVDGMMLAFDEAAGLGALLTAGRGDRRVTLAASGYASLADRDKDLKALVEGAFSEYGRFEIYPSGAEIGRVKVFGGNAPDVAVVSTGGAPVNLTLPTGDRSQFRLAVVYDGPVPAPIRRGAPVARLEVRVGDRLYQSVTLEAAADVERGEIRDRALDGFAEMFAGWWYRTIGSISIEDIVNLGALRGRHQG
- the tmk gene encoding dTMP kinase, which encodes MGGTRGRFITFEGGEGTGKSTQSKRLTAALEARGLDVVLTREPGGSPAAETIRGLLLSGRAKPLGVLGEAYLFAAARIDHVAELIEPALGRGAFVVCDRFADSSRVYQGTAGGLPADVVDGLVDAAIGSTIPDLTVIIDVPVSVGLARVGHRSEGADRFESDAVAVHEARRRGFLALADRFPERCVVVDGSREKDVVSAEILELVTSRFRLDGEGARGD
- a CDS encoding septal ring lytic transglycosylase RlpA family protein, giving the protein MTAGRNGTRSTTKTLLTVMSTSLVLAIGVAGCGTTEQGPLKSAKAKVDPKYGVAPSPRVVAMGEAVPKGGGRSMVGKPYQIAGKTYVPRVDPDYKVVGLASWYGTDFHGRRTANGEVFDSSSISAAHPTMPLPSYARLTSLATGRSVIVRVNDRGPFHSNRVLDMSQRAADMLGVKRAGVAKIRVEYVGPASTEGDDSAFLLASYRGPALGEPQADKPNVMLAAVEALPGVKTMMHVFDSSDSPKPAPAAAPAVMAAAAPADVAGTPAPAIDVVPLPRPVETFDYVTIASADPADFVAQSQVAALAPATFNSTVPLPQPRLSYADTNANTYQPTVMFGDVALPPLPPNASGYAADRVSQAYQAVDGFEGGTGMSELVSKLEGMAGPKPAVTREPSGPVVQLGVFGNPDNVLKVSAVLSAYGTPVVTDISVGGRDMKLMRLTALTVTPDQAIAAAQAAGIDGARLLR
- the parC gene encoding DNA topoisomerase IV subunit A, producing MGKELIPSDGIEPINLREALEERYLAYALSTIMHRALPDVRDGLKPVHRRILYAMRLLRLDPGNAFKKCARVVGDVIGKYHPHGDGAVYEAMVRLAQDFSQRYPLVDGQGNFGNIDGDSAAAQRYTEARMTEVARLLLDGLDEDAVDFRETYDQADKEPVVLPGAFPNLLANGSAGIAVGMATNIPTHNVAEICDAAIKLIDAPETPVEGLVNRDQGPIRGPDFPTGGIIVESPEAILEAYRTGRGGFRVRARWHREDLDRGMWQVVITEIPYQVQKAKLIEKIAELITDRKVPLVEDVRDESTTDVRVVIVPKSRNVDDKLMMEALFRMSELESRFPMNMNVLSRGQVPNVLGIRQVLIEWLAHRREVLIRRSQHRLDQINARLELLEGFIIAYLNLDEVIRIIREEDEPKAELIRAFGLTETQADAVLNMRLRNLRKLEEMEIRKEHAELSKEKAEIEDLLGSEKKQWKTVRWQIAEVKKEFGADSKIGKRRTSFGDGSAHAVDDVMEALIEREPITVVVSEKGWIRTLKGHISDVSGLQFKAGDGLKLFFKAETTDKLIVFADNGKVFTLGADKLPGGRSSGEPIRLMVDMDDGADVVDVFVHKQDRKLLVVSSDGYGFITAEADLVATTRKGKQVLNVSSGQKAKLMVPVEGDHVAIIGENRKFLIFPLVQVAEMGRGKGVRLQKYKDGGVSDVRVFAADAGLIWTDASGRVFQRTVTDLADWIGDRATAGRLPPLGFPKSNSFGPRGL
- a CDS encoding DNA polymerase III subunit delta'; its protein translation is MAIEDDRAAEADWLEGFPLPREQTELIGHSVAAAELHDGYAGGRLHHAILLTGPKGIGKATLAFRFARFVLSHPDPTKAPPTASGLLPADDRVAAMVSTGAHPNLLHLRRPWDEKAKKVKTQLTVDEIRKTVTFFGNAAGVDGYRIAIVDAADDMNVSAANALLKMLEEPPKRSLFLVLSHAPGRLLPTIRSRCRRLALDPLAPDDLDAALTSLGLTVAEGDKPSLTALAEGSVRRAIECIENNGLEVFRQFRSLADGFPRLDRPRLYRFADAVAGRKGADSFDLCADLARGWLSEHMRLTLRSGVDRLNGYAVAWETVNRIVAETDGINLDRRQAVISMMQSLAGCVAK